One Leptolyngbya sp. 'hensonii' DNA window includes the following coding sequences:
- a CDS encoding CRR6 family NdhI maturation factor, whose product MPVTCTLNSEAINALDLSAIQALIEQLLKESDITCSEQQLQFQIDYELEPGDPRELPEIPEIRLWFIRLDSRYPWIPFLLDWKSGELVRYAAMLVPHQFSTQDGIQFNPEALEIFVMHKVFVLTDWLRSRGLESRSRLKAMAQMFGYDLEDDLFDLLSRS is encoded by the coding sequence ATGCCAGTAACCTGTACCTTAAATTCTGAGGCCATTAATGCGCTGGATTTATCTGCCATCCAGGCTCTGATTGAGCAACTGCTCAAAGAGTCAGATATCACCTGCTCGGAGCAACAGTTGCAGTTTCAAATTGACTATGAATTAGAACCCGGAGACCCACGGGAACTCCCTGAAATCCCCGAAATTAGGCTCTGGTTCATTCGATTGGATAGCCGCTATCCCTGGATTCCCTTCCTGTTGGACTGGAAATCTGGTGAACTGGTTCGGTATGCGGCCATGCTGGTTCCTCACCAGTTCAGCACCCAGGATGGGATTCAATTCAACCCGGAAGCCCTGGAAATTTTTGTCATGCACAAGGTCTTTGTGTTGACAGATTGGTTGCGATCACGGGGGCTGGAGAGCCGCTCTCGCCTGAAAGCGATGGCCCAGATGTTTGGTTATGACCTCGAAGATGATCTGTTCGATCTGTTGAGTCGCTCCTGA
- a CDS encoding MBL fold metallo-hydrolase encodes MVELECLPYGVGEADEGICLLLRMGSHRILLDCGLRDIAPLEAASTPKGQIELVFCSHAHSDHARGLLAFHRAFPQVPICASEVTTQLLPLNWPEEAATELPFFTQALPWRTPVEFRDGLTVELWPAGHLPGAAAILLTYTPSELRGEARPRSYTVFYTGDFFLSNCRLVDGLPLEEIRGLKPDVLILEGTYGTARHPRRRQQENQVAERISRAISEKQSVLILAPFLGSGQELLMLLRSHHSFTGRNVDIWVDGTVATACDFYLDLLPHFPTAVQNFAQHQPLFWDDRVRPRVRRLILPEQYALIGQSPCIVLTDRTDRLELFYTSGNTPWLVLLPQYGRIAAPTLQSTLDKTRRWPDNRLGPESADLPPVAVETYLLTDHCDGPGTSQLIHNLRPQHVIFVHGASTYLADLTNLEELQNRYHLHCPAAGTPVELPIGETFLQPSAPEGNFEGELTESGPLVTITIPDAVTADPRWQKFADTGLIEVRWQGEELVLRGLSQWEILGQGSDRLLMQAENGIPTRDCCGICKHYRAQHCWNPASPLVNLRVPEDGFCPAFESRLG; translated from the coding sequence GTGGTTGAGCTGGAATGTTTGCCCTATGGTGTAGGTGAGGCAGATGAGGGTATTTGTCTGCTCCTCCGAATGGGATCTCATCGCATCTTATTAGATTGCGGCTTACGGGATATTGCCCCTTTGGAGGCAGCCTCAACTCCCAAGGGGCAGATTGAACTGGTTTTCTGTAGCCATGCCCATAGCGACCATGCCAGAGGGTTGCTGGCTTTTCACAGGGCCTTCCCCCAAGTGCCCATCTGCGCCAGCGAAGTCACAACCCAACTCCTTCCCCTCAACTGGCCAGAGGAAGCTGCCACAGAATTACCCTTTTTCACCCAGGCCCTCCCCTGGCGCACGCCTGTGGAGTTTCGCGATGGCTTGACAGTTGAGTTGTGGCCTGCTGGTCATTTACCAGGAGCGGCAGCGATCCTGTTGACCTATACCCCATCCGAGCTCAGGGGAGAAGCCCGACCCCGTTCCTATACTGTTTTCTACACTGGCGATTTTTTCCTCTCCAATTGTCGCCTGGTGGATGGTCTCCCTCTGGAAGAAATTCGGGGACTGAAGCCAGATGTCCTGATTCTGGAGGGAACCTACGGAACAGCGCGCCATCCCCGGCGACGGCAGCAGGAAAATCAGGTCGCAGAAAGGATCAGTCGCGCCATCTCAGAAAAACAATCCGTTCTAATCCTGGCTCCATTCCTAGGATCTGGCCAGGAATTGTTGATGCTGCTTCGAAGCCACCATAGTTTTACAGGGCGCAATGTGGACATCTGGGTTGATGGGACCGTGGCCACAGCCTGTGATTTTTACCTGGATCTGTTACCCCACTTCCCCACAGCAGTCCAGAATTTTGCCCAACATCAGCCTTTGTTTTGGGACGATCGCGTCCGTCCTCGGGTTCGCCGTCTGATTTTGCCTGAACAATACGCCCTCATCGGCCAATCGCCCTGTATTGTGTTGACCGATCGCACCGATCGCCTGGAACTCTTTTACACCTCAGGTAATACCCCATGGCTGGTACTCCTTCCCCAATATGGCCGGATAGCAGCGCCAACCCTACAAAGCACCCTGGATAAAACCCGACGATGGCCGGATAACCGTCTGGGTCCAGAGTCTGCTGATCTGCCTCCCGTGGCAGTAGAAACCTATCTGCTCACCGATCATTGTGATGGCCCCGGCACCAGCCAACTCATCCACAATTTGCGCCCGCAACACGTCATTTTTGTCCATGGTGCTTCTACCTATCTGGCAGATTTGACCAATCTGGAAGAACTCCAGAACCGCTATCACTTGCATTGCCCTGCTGCTGGGACGCCAGTGGAGTTGCCGATCGGTGAAACGTTTCTCCAACCCAGTGCACCCGAGGGAAACTTTGAGGGCGAACTCACCGAATCCGGCCCGTTGGTGACCATTACTATTCCCGATGCCGTCACTGCGGACCCCCGCTGGCAGAAATTTGCGGATACCGGGTTGATCGAAGTGCGCTGGCAGGGGGAAGAACTGGTGCTTCGGGGGCTTTCCCAGTGGGAAATTTTGGGTCAGGGAAGCGATCGTCTGCTCATGCAGGCAGAGAATGGGATACCCACAAGAGACTGTTGCGGCATTTGCAAGCATTATCGGGCTCAGCACTGCTGGAATCCAGCTTCTCCTCTGGTTAATCTGCGGGTGCCCGAAGATGGGTTTTGCCCGGCCTTTGAGTCCAGGCTAGGTTAG
- a CDS encoding Fur family transcriptional regulator produces MSKQVTPSKPIRSLDDAINHCQRLGMRLSRQRRFILELLWQAQEHLSAREIYDRLNRQGKEIGHTSVYQNLEALSAQGIIECIERSDGRLYGNISDSHSHVNCLDTQQILDIHVELPEELLQQIEEQTGVRITDYRINFYGYRQPEIAPMEV; encoded by the coding sequence ATGTCAAAGCAAGTGACCCCTTCTAAACCGATTCGATCGCTAGATGATGCCATCAACCATTGTCAGAGGCTGGGAATGCGTCTGAGTCGTCAGCGACGTTTTATTCTTGAACTGCTGTGGCAGGCTCAGGAGCACCTCTCAGCTCGAGAAATCTACGATCGCTTGAATCGTCAGGGCAAGGAGATTGGGCACACTTCTGTGTATCAAAATCTGGAGGCCCTGTCAGCCCAGGGCATTATTGAATGTATTGAGCGATCGGACGGACGCCTGTACGGAAATATCAGCGACTCCCACAGCCACGTTAACTGTCTGGATACCCAGCAAATTCTGGATATTCATGTGGAGTTGCCAGAAGAATTACTCCAGCAGATCGAGGAGCAAACTGGAGTACGGATTACGGATTACCGCATTAATTTTTACGGTTATCGTCAACCTGAAATTGCCCCGATGGAAGTCTAG
- a CDS encoding SH3 domain-containing protein, which produces MVLGMWLAVGLGITQPASISPSGNALLTAPTPPLPVQVAAASSQCEAFYKVVKTRDRNGVLNLRTKPGNNTDVIGTVSNGSEVIANIYDRSGNWAEITIKGGKTGWVASAFLAPHPSESRRFKGTKQVRTLDGDPVNIRSQGVNSKIIGTVASGMIVNIVQTIGYDSEITAPNGLRGYIDNRFLICN; this is translated from the coding sequence ATGGTTTTGGGTATGTGGCTTGCCGTAGGTCTGGGGATCACCCAGCCCGCGTCGATTTCCCCCTCTGGGAATGCTCTGCTCACTGCTCCCACTCCACCCCTACCCGTCCAGGTGGCAGCCGCTTCTAGCCAGTGCGAAGCCTTTTATAAGGTTGTCAAAACCAGGGACCGGAATGGTGTTCTTAATCTCCGAACCAAACCTGGGAATAATACCGATGTCATTGGCACTGTCAGTAATGGCTCGGAGGTGATTGCCAATATCTACGATCGCAGCGGCAATTGGGCCGAAATCACGATTAAAGGGGGAAAAACAGGTTGGGTGGCCAGTGCGTTCCTGGCTCCCCATCCCAGTGAATCCCGCAGATTTAAAGGCACCAAGCAGGTCCGCACCCTGGATGGGGATCCGGTTAATATCCGCTCTCAAGGCGTGAATTCGAAGATTATTGGCACCGTTGCCTCTGGGATGATCGTGAACATTGTTCAGACGATCGGGTATGACTCTGAAATTACCGCTCCCAATGGGCTGAGAGGATACATCGACAACCGATTCCTGATTTGCAATTAA
- a CDS encoding DUF6679 family protein, whose product MLHRKIYQLCSEGREVWIFLRDQQRWIERARILDIEGDLITLRYETDEEDEVCSWEEMVRLESIGSVMQKLATVSRMGAEPQVSEDCPEAEQIRNHHEEG is encoded by the coding sequence ATGTTACACCGCAAGATCTATCAACTGTGTTCTGAAGGCCGGGAAGTCTGGATTTTCTTGCGGGACCAGCAGCGCTGGATTGAAAGGGCACGCATTCTGGATATTGAAGGAGATTTAATTACTCTGCGGTACGAGACCGATGAAGAAGATGAGGTCTGTTCCTGGGAGGAAATGGTCCGCTTAGAGAGCATTGGCTCGGTCATGCAGAAACTGGCTACAGTTTCTCGGATGGGTGCGGAGCCCCAGGTTTCGGAAGATTGCCCCGAAGCCGAGCAAATTCGTAATCACCATGAAGAAGGGTAA
- the mgtE gene encoding magnesium transporter, translating to MLTLEGRAALADIADLNRLKLELNRLPAIDVGDYIADLPPEQKAIAFRLLNKDHATDVFEYLPPDVQEELIGSLHDIQVCQIVESMRPDDRAELFDELPAGIVKRLVKQLSPGERQATATILGYPEGTAGRVITTEYVRLRQGLTVGEALNKIRLSDRDKETIYYAYVTDDNRKLLQVISLRQLLFSLPDALIRDVASDRVIKAYTEMPQEEVARLMKRYDLLALPVVDREDRLVGIVTIDDVVDILEEEATEDIQKLAGVSGGDEAVLASPMVTIRKRLPWLLANIALYVGAASAIAPFQKVISVVPVLSVIMPILANSSGNVAFQVVSVTVRGLGIGEITVKDTFSILKKEILAGLGTAVSLGVALSLLSLIWAPAHERWVAPVAGLVMATNVLLAVSLGTLLPMGLKRLGLDPALVSGPLLTTLLDAVGFMTFLSLISVALTMLRL from the coding sequence ATGCTCACCCTTGAAGGTCGTGCTGCACTGGCGGATATTGCCGATTTAAACCGGTTGAAGCTTGAGTTGAATCGGTTACCGGCAATCGATGTTGGGGACTATATTGCGGATCTACCACCGGAACAGAAAGCTATTGCCTTTCGCCTGCTCAATAAAGATCACGCAACGGATGTTTTTGAATATTTACCACCGGATGTGCAGGAGGAACTGATTGGCTCCTTGCATGATATTCAGGTGTGCCAAATTGTAGAGTCGATGCGCCCGGACGATCGGGCAGAATTGTTCGACGAGCTACCTGCCGGTATCGTCAAGCGATTGGTGAAGCAACTCAGCCCCGGTGAACGCCAAGCAACGGCTACGATTCTGGGCTACCCAGAGGGAACTGCCGGTCGGGTGATCACCACCGAATACGTGCGACTGCGGCAGGGCTTAACCGTTGGAGAGGCCCTGAACAAAATTCGGTTGAGCGATCGGGACAAGGAAACGATTTACTACGCCTATGTCACGGACGATAACCGGAAACTGCTGCAGGTGATTTCCCTGCGCCAACTCCTGTTCTCCCTACCGGATGCCTTGATTCGGGATGTGGCCAGTGATCGGGTGATCAAGGCCTATACCGAGATGCCTCAGGAAGAGGTGGCCCGCTTGATGAAGCGCTATGACCTGCTGGCGCTGCCGGTGGTCGATCGGGAAGATCGGCTAGTGGGAATCGTCACCATTGACGATGTGGTGGACATCCTGGAAGAAGAAGCCACCGAAGATATTCAAAAACTCGCGGGTGTGTCTGGGGGAGATGAAGCCGTTCTGGCCTCTCCCATGGTTACCATTCGCAAGCGTCTGCCCTGGCTTCTGGCTAATATTGCCCTTTATGTGGGGGCTGCCAGTGCGATCGCACCCTTCCAGAAAGTTATTTCTGTTGTGCCCGTGCTGTCAGTGATTATGCCCATTCTGGCCAATAGTAGTGGTAATGTTGCTTTCCAGGTGGTGTCTGTGACGGTACGGGGGCTGGGGATCGGGGAAATTACTGTCAAAGACACCTTCAGCATCCTCAAAAAGGAAATCCTGGCGGGGTTGGGCACAGCGGTTTCTTTGGGTGTAGCACTGAGTCTCCTTTCCCTAATTTGGGCTCCAGCCCACGAGCGCTGGGTGGCTCCTGTGGCGGGCTTGGTTATGGCCACGAATGTCCTTCTGGCTGTTTCTCTAGGAACCTTACTGCCAATGGGGCTGAAGCGTCTTGGACTGGATCCGGCGTTGGTGAGTGGTCCGCTGTTGACAACCCTGCTGGATGCGGTAGGTTTTATGACGTTTCTCTCTCTTATTTCAGTGGCTCTGACCATGCTGCGCTTGTAG
- a CDS encoding response regulator, which produces MKTVLIVEDDQINARVFSKILTKRGGLEVRHTENVEEVMQIAQAGEADIILMDVSLSRSVYQGKSVDGIKITQMLKSDPKTANLPIILVTAHAMQGDRENFLKQSGADGYISKPVVDHQEFVNQIMALLPQD; this is translated from the coding sequence ATGAAGACCGTTTTAATCGTGGAGGATGATCAGATTAACGCCCGCGTATTCTCCAAAATACTGACCAAGCGGGGGGGACTGGAAGTTCGCCATACAGAAAATGTAGAAGAAGTGATGCAAATCGCCCAGGCCGGGGAAGCGGACATTATTTTGATGGACGTATCCCTCTCCCGCAGTGTGTATCAGGGGAAATCGGTCGATGGAATTAAAATTACTCAGATGCTAAAGTCAGACCCCAAGACAGCCAACCTACCCATTATTTTGGTCACCGCTCATGCCATGCAGGGCGATCGAGAAAATTTCCTCAAGCAGAGTGGAGCAGATGGCTACATCTCTAAGCCTGTTGTCGATCACCAGGAATTTGTAAACCAGATCATGGCGCTCTTACCTCAAGATTGA
- the ndk gene encoding nucleoside-diphosphate kinase: MERTFLAVKPDGVQRKLVGEIIRRFEVKGFTLVGLKLMSVTRELAEKHYDVHREKPFFPGLVDFITSGPVVAMVWEGEGVVASARKLIGGTNPLNAEPGTLRGDFGVSIGRNIIHGSDAIETARSEVSLWFKDEELVSWKPSLTTWIYE, encoded by the coding sequence TTGGAACGGACTTTTTTGGCCGTCAAACCTGACGGTGTACAACGCAAACTAGTGGGCGAAATCATTCGCCGCTTTGAAGTCAAGGGCTTCACCCTGGTTGGTTTGAAGCTGATGAGCGTCACCCGTGAACTGGCTGAGAAGCACTATGATGTGCATCGGGAGAAGCCCTTTTTCCCGGGTCTGGTAGACTTCATCACCTCTGGACCCGTTGTTGCCATGGTCTGGGAAGGGGAAGGGGTGGTGGCCTCAGCCCGGAAGCTGATCGGGGGAACCAATCCTTTAAATGCAGAACCTGGCACCCTGCGGGGAGATTTTGGTGTCAGCATTGGTCGGAATATTATCCATGGTTCGGATGCGATCGAAACGGCCCGAAGCGAGGTCAGCCTCTGGTTCAAGGACGAGGAATTGGTGAGCTGGAAGCCCAGTTTGACCACCTGGATCTACGAATAG
- a CDS encoding creatininase family protein yields the protein MQLHLCSWIEVDDYLKHSPGIILPIGSTEQHGPTGLIGTDALCAEAIAQGVGETAQALVGPTLHVGMALHHGDFPGTISLKPSTLLLVIRDYLTSLARSGFTKFFFINGHGGNIATLKAAFAETYAHLAELDLPQADRVQCQLGNWFASAGVNKLARELYGDREGSHATPSEVAVTQYLYPAAIKQAPLSEVVASSHKIYGAVDFRRRYPDGRMGSDPSLATPEHGRQFYEVAVKELTKAYLEFLNAD from the coding sequence ATGCAATTGCATCTCTGTTCCTGGATTGAAGTCGATGACTACTTAAAGCATTCCCCAGGAATCATCCTACCGATCGGATCCACGGAGCAGCATGGGCCAACTGGCTTAATTGGCACTGATGCCCTTTGTGCTGAGGCGATCGCTCAGGGTGTGGGAGAAACTGCCCAGGCTCTGGTTGGCCCCACCCTCCATGTGGGGATGGCCCTGCACCACGGCGACTTTCCGGGCACCATCAGCCTCAAACCCAGTACCCTGCTGCTGGTGATTCGCGACTATTTGACCAGTCTGGCCCGTTCCGGGTTCACCAAATTTTTCTTCATCAACGGTCATGGCGGCAATATTGCGACCCTCAAGGCTGCCTTTGCTGAGACCTATGCGCACCTGGCTGAACTGGATCTGCCCCAAGCTGATCGGGTGCAATGTCAGTTGGGCAACTGGTTTGCCAGTGCGGGGGTGAACAAGCTGGCTCGCGAGTTGTATGGCGATCGGGAGGGGTCCCATGCCACCCCCAGCGAGGTGGCCGTGACCCAATACCTGTACCCGGCAGCCATCAAACAGGCTCCCCTGAGTGAGGTCGTGGCCAGCAGCCACAAAATTTACGGTGCAGTCGATTTCCGCAGGCGCTATCCCGATGGTCGTATGGGCTCTGACCCCTCGCTCGCAACACCGGAGCATGGCCGCCAGTTCTATGAGGTAGCCGTGAAGGAGCTGACGAAAGCTTACCTGGAATTTCTGAATGCAGACTGA
- a CDS encoding DNA topoisomerase (ATP-hydrolyzing), protein MAKQLTFLSGGQVIPTALHTEMQQSYLEYAMSVIVGRALPDVRDGLKPVHRRILYAMHELGLTPDRPFRKCARVVGDVLGKYHPHGDQAVYDALVRMVQDFSSRYPLLAGHGNFGSVDDDPPAAMRYTETRLSEIGNEGLLDEIGEATVDFVGNFDNSQQEPTVLPAQLPYLLLNGSSGIAVGMATNVPPHNLTEVVDGLIALIDHPNLSDEQLFELIPGPDFPTGGEIIAREGIRDAYTTGRGSIPLRGVAQMEEVHLGRGRHRRLAIVITELPYQVNKAAWIEKVAELVNQNRLEGIADIRDESDREGMRVVIELKREADPQKLLANLYRLTPLQINFGAILLSLVDSQPCQLSLRQLLQHFLDFRETTLTRQYSHELQQAEGRVHQLEGLLTALVHLDEVIDILRQAPDGTTAKQVLQERFSLSERQADAILGMPLRRLTGMERQNLQAEYDDLRGQIQNLQRLLNDRRELLKALKKDLRALKRKYGDPRRTRLAFISHPPIATGEPESPGPRDATAGAQSKKAREIEEPSLPNLPLMPSPPEEETVLELTHRGYVRRLSLKSFQRQNRNRSEERTSLEAGNEFIVQTQIVHVNQDILVLLRDGKAHAVRAGDISLSTGGKPSRGTPLVGLLPGTAQGDPDAIVDRFVLTEGMEDQDLVVLTRQGRLKRLALGEFMNLTGRGLTVMKLKDDELLYAALTQAGEQLALATSGGRVLRFEVNDEQVPVMSRAAQGLQMLRLWRQERLVGCVAADIGDNLLLVSEQGYAKRLPIATLRLTNRGEIGAPAFQFANKSDALVRLLVVPGDAEMVALTSSDRIIRRPASEIPLCGKDGWGDRLLALEAGETIVTVNTQVPLTWEDSQD, encoded by the coding sequence ATGGCTAAACAGTTAACTTTTCTTTCCGGAGGGCAGGTTATCCCAACGGCACTCCATACGGAGATGCAACAGTCCTATCTGGAATACGCCATGAGCGTTATTGTCGGTCGGGCTTTACCGGATGTGCGAGATGGCCTGAAGCCAGTGCATCGGCGGATTCTCTATGCCATGCACGAATTAGGGTTGACGCCCGATCGACCCTTTCGGAAATGCGCCCGTGTGGTAGGGGATGTGTTGGGGAAATACCATCCCCATGGGGACCAGGCCGTTTACGATGCATTGGTACGGATGGTGCAGGATTTTTCCAGCCGCTACCCGTTGCTGGCCGGTCACGGAAACTTTGGGTCCGTTGATGATGACCCCCCAGCAGCCATGCGATACACAGAGACCCGATTGTCGGAGATTGGCAATGAGGGACTCCTGGATGAAATTGGCGAGGCCACCGTTGACTTTGTGGGTAATTTCGATAATTCCCAGCAAGAGCCCACGGTCCTCCCCGCCCAACTGCCCTATCTGTTACTCAACGGCAGTTCTGGGATTGCTGTCGGAATGGCCACCAATGTGCCCCCTCATAACCTGACGGAGGTGGTGGATGGCCTGATTGCCCTGATCGATCATCCTAACCTGTCCGATGAACAGCTCTTTGAGCTGATTCCGGGGCCAGATTTTCCGACTGGCGGTGAAATTATTGCCCGGGAGGGGATTCGAGATGCTTACACCACAGGCAGAGGGAGCATTCCCCTGCGGGGAGTGGCCCAAATGGAAGAAGTTCATCTGGGGCGGGGGCGGCATCGTCGGCTGGCGATCGTGATTACCGAGTTGCCCTATCAGGTGAATAAGGCGGCCTGGATTGAGAAAGTGGCCGAACTGGTGAATCAGAATCGCCTGGAAGGGATTGCGGATATCCGGGATGAGAGCGATCGGGAAGGGATGCGGGTGGTGATTGAACTGAAGCGAGAAGCGGATCCCCAAAAGCTTCTGGCTAACCTCTACCGGTTGACTCCCCTGCAGATTAACTTTGGGGCTATCTTGCTCAGCCTGGTGGATAGCCAGCCCTGTCAACTCTCTTTGCGGCAGCTCCTGCAGCATTTTCTCGATTTTCGGGAAACAACCCTGACTCGTCAGTACAGCCATGAGTTACAGCAGGCAGAGGGGCGGGTCCATCAGTTGGAAGGGTTGCTGACGGCTCTGGTCCATCTGGATGAGGTAATTGACATTCTGCGTCAGGCTCCTGATGGCACCACAGCCAAGCAGGTTCTTCAGGAGCGGTTCAGTTTGAGTGAGCGGCAGGCAGACGCCATTTTGGGAATGCCCCTGCGGCGATTGACCGGGATGGAACGGCAGAATCTGCAGGCTGAGTATGATGACTTGAGGGGCCAGATTCAGAACTTGCAACGACTGCTGAACGATCGACGGGAGCTTTTGAAGGCCCTGAAGAAAGACCTGCGGGCTTTGAAGCGCAAATATGGAGATCCCCGTCGGACTCGACTGGCTTTCATCAGCCATCCCCCCATCGCAACCGGTGAGCCCGAGAGTCCAGGGCCTAGGGACGCAACGGCAGGGGCACAGAGCAAGAAAGCCCGAGAAATCGAGGAACCCTCTCTCCCCAATCTTCCCTTGATGCCGTCCCCGCCGGAAGAGGAAACGGTCCTGGAGCTGACCCATCGAGGGTATGTTCGTCGATTGTCACTCAAGAGCTTTCAACGCCAGAATCGCAACCGCAGTGAGGAAAGAACCAGTTTGGAAGCTGGTAACGAATTTATTGTGCAAACTCAGATTGTTCATGTGAATCAGGACATCCTGGTATTGCTGCGAGATGGTAAAGCCCATGCTGTTCGAGCCGGGGATATTTCCCTCAGCACGGGTGGAAAACCTTCCCGAGGCACGCCTCTGGTTGGTCTCCTGCCGGGAACTGCCCAGGGTGATCCGGATGCGATCGTGGACCGGTTTGTCCTGACCGAAGGAATGGAAGACCAAGATCTGGTGGTTCTGACTCGCCAGGGCCGTCTGAAACGGCTCGCCCTGGGTGAGTTTATGAATCTCACTGGACGTGGACTGACCGTGATGAAATTGAAGGACGATGAGTTGCTTTATGCTGCCCTGACCCAGGCCGGGGAGCAACTGGCCCTTGCCACCTCAGGGGGGCGGGTCTTGCGCTTCGAGGTCAATGATGAACAGGTGCCAGTGATGAGTCGGGCGGCCCAGGGATTGCAGATGCTGCGCCTGTGGCGTCAAGAACGGCTGGTTGGCTGTGTTGCAGCTGATATTGGTGACAATCTGCTGCTAGTCTCTGAACAGGGCTATGCGAAGCGGCTGCCCATAGCCACCTTGCGTTTGACCAATCGGGGGGAAATTGGGGCACCCGCTTTTCAGTTTGCCAATAAGTCAGATGCCCTGGTCCGGCTTTTGGTAGTGCCAGGGGATGCGGAGATGGTGGCCCTGACTAGCAGCGATCGCATCATTCGCCGACCCGCCTCGGAGATTCCGCTCTGTGGTAAAGATGGCTGGGGCGATCGGCTTCTGGCTCTGGAGGCTGGGGAGACGATCGTCACCGTCAATACCCAGGTTCCCCTGACCTGGGAGGACTCCCAGGACTAA